One genomic region from Streptomyces sp. NBC_00582 encodes:
- a CDS encoding electron transfer flavoprotein subunit beta/FixA family protein: MKYVPDATGNRRFQHDKTVDRVGVDGLLSELDEYAVEQALQIKEKAGSPDDVEVTVLCVGPEQAVDAVRKALQMGADRGVHVQDDAIAGSDAIATSLVLAKAVQWGGGADGGGMPYDLVMCGMASTDGSMSVVPAMLAERLSLPQLTLASKIEMQGVEVRIQRDGDVATEVVDGAMPLVVSVTDQSGEARYPSFKGIMAAKQKPVEILTLSDIGVDAGDVGLSAAWTAVEETTERPPREAGEIVKDEEGSGARALADFLAAQKFI, translated from the coding sequence GTGAAGTACGTGCCCGACGCCACCGGGAACCGGCGCTTCCAGCACGACAAGACCGTCGACCGCGTGGGCGTGGACGGACTCCTGTCCGAGCTCGATGAGTACGCCGTGGAGCAGGCGCTCCAGATCAAGGAGAAGGCCGGGAGCCCCGACGACGTCGAGGTGACCGTGCTGTGCGTGGGCCCCGAGCAGGCGGTCGATGCGGTCCGCAAGGCGCTGCAGATGGGCGCCGACAGGGGCGTGCACGTCCAGGACGACGCGATCGCGGGCTCCGACGCGATCGCGACGTCGCTGGTACTGGCAAAGGCGGTGCAATGGGGCGGCGGTGCTGATGGAGGAGGCATGCCGTACGACCTGGTGATGTGTGGCATGGCGTCCACCGACGGTTCGATGAGCGTGGTGCCGGCGATGCTGGCCGAGCGGCTGTCGCTGCCGCAGCTCACCTTGGCCTCGAAAATCGAGATGCAGGGTGTCGAGGTGCGGATCCAGCGCGACGGCGACGTCGCGACCGAGGTGGTGGATGGGGCAATGCCGCTGGTGGTGTCGGTGACCGACCAGTCCGGTGAGGCGCGGTACCCGTCGTTCAAGGGGATCATGGCGGCCAAGCAGAAGCCGGTGGAGATCCTGACGCTGTCCGACATCGGGGTCGACGCCGGCGATGTGGGACTGTCCGCGGCGTGGACCGCGGTCGAGGAGACGACCGAGCGTCCGCCGCGTGAGGCCGGCGAGATCGTCAAGGACGAGGAGGGCTCGGGCGCCAGGGCGCTGGCTGACTTCCTCGCCGCCCAGAAGTTCATCTAG
- a CDS encoding oxidoreductase has product MTDFPNLFSPIQVGPYILKNRIMNTGHAAHFQLGDGTPTDAYAYYVRERAKGGAGVIVTGHTVPVYDGDASLSLATYGDATMDAFSKMAQGCHEFDVPLIAQLGHRGRRLMDHAGFLRRDIVAPSPVPTPEYSVPLFMPHELSTGEVEGIVESFGAAAHRMRRCDFDGIELAIGMDYLFANFLHPHGNRRDDKYGGHDLSERMTFLNEVLEVTREGIGKDRILGVRLYDDGVDYSMSLPEHIELAKILEAEQLVDYISIWQAITSVPRSGRAHWPSHYFETGAFVHLSEAMKDAGIELPITGAGRQDSPAFAEQSIADGKLDIVGMAKTLIADPHFPNKAREGRTDDIRTCIACTQSCVGHVDKGLGVGCIYNPVTGREQAWGELDPVHAPKRVVIVGAGPAGMEAARTAATRGHEVVLFERGQRMGGQVNLVMTTPKRGNFEEVILWFERQLPKVGVDIRLGVEADAKTVLAESPDVILVATGSTPFVPEVTGANLPHVHTAREVLADHTVAGRNVLVFDVGGRAEGATTADHLAAKRHNVRFVTGMETVAPEMPSPARHHLLEALMNSPRVELQTHTAIHEIEDGSVTTFNVVTWEPDTIEGIDTVVVAAGGIADDSLYRQLAEQHPDVQAIGDCYQPRDIEIAIVHGHRAGREI; this is encoded by the coding sequence ATGACAGACTTCCCGAACCTCTTCAGCCCGATTCAGGTAGGTCCGTACATCCTGAAAAACAGGATCATGAACACCGGTCACGCCGCACACTTCCAACTGGGGGACGGCACCCCGACCGATGCGTACGCCTACTACGTTCGCGAACGGGCCAAGGGCGGCGCCGGTGTCATCGTCACCGGACACACGGTTCCCGTCTACGACGGTGACGCCTCACTCTCGCTGGCCACCTACGGCGACGCGACCATGGACGCGTTCAGCAAGATGGCGCAGGGGTGCCACGAGTTCGACGTCCCCCTCATCGCGCAGCTCGGCCACCGTGGACGTCGGCTCATGGATCACGCCGGATTCCTTCGTCGTGACATCGTCGCCCCGTCGCCGGTCCCGACCCCCGAGTATTCGGTGCCCCTGTTCATGCCCCACGAGCTGTCGACCGGCGAAGTGGAAGGGATCGTCGAGTCGTTCGGCGCCGCCGCGCACCGCATGCGTCGCTGCGACTTCGACGGGATCGAGCTCGCCATCGGCATGGACTACCTGTTCGCCAACTTCCTGCACCCGCACGGCAACCGCCGCGACGACAAGTACGGCGGCCATGACCTGAGTGAACGGATGACGTTCCTCAACGAAGTGCTCGAGGTGACGCGCGAAGGCATCGGCAAGGACCGGATTCTCGGCGTCCGGCTCTACGACGACGGTGTGGACTACAGCATGAGTCTGCCCGAGCACATCGAGCTGGCGAAGATCCTCGAAGCGGAGCAACTCGTCGACTACATCAGCATCTGGCAGGCCATCACCTCCGTCCCTCGAAGCGGTCGCGCGCACTGGCCCAGCCACTACTTCGAGACCGGAGCCTTCGTCCACCTGTCCGAGGCCATGAAGGACGCCGGCATCGAACTGCCGATCACCGGAGCGGGTCGTCAGGACTCACCCGCCTTCGCGGAGCAGAGCATCGCCGACGGAAAGCTCGACATCGTCGGAATGGCGAAGACCCTCATCGCCGACCCGCACTTCCCGAACAAGGCGCGGGAAGGTCGCACCGACGACATCCGCACCTGCATCGCCTGCACCCAGTCCTGCGTCGGCCATGTCGACAAAGGTCTTGGCGTCGGGTGCATCTACAACCCCGTCACCGGCCGGGAACAGGCGTGGGGAGAGCTGGATCCGGTTCACGCACCGAAGCGGGTCGTCATCGTCGGCGCCGGGCCGGCCGGCATGGAGGCGGCCCGCACCGCTGCCACGCGGGGACACGAGGTGGTCCTCTTCGAACGCGGCCAGCGCATGGGCGGCCAGGTCAATCTCGTCATGACGACACCGAAACGCGGCAACTTCGAGGAGGTCATCCTCTGGTTCGAACGGCAGCTGCCGAAGGTCGGGGTGGATATCCGGCTCGGCGTGGAGGCCGACGCGAAGACCGTTCTGGCCGAGTCTCCCGACGTCATCCTCGTCGCCACCGGGTCCACGCCCTTCGTTCCGGAGGTGACCGGCGCAAACCTCCCGCACGTGCACACTGCGCGAGAAGTCCTCGCCGACCACACCGTGGCCGGCAGGAACGTGCTTGTGTTCGACGTCGGCGGCCGGGCGGAAGGGGCCACCACAGCCGACCACCTCGCCGCCAAGCGACACAACGTCAGGTTCGTGACCGGGATGGAGACCGTGGCCCCCGAAATGCCGTCGCCGGCCCGACACCATCTGCTCGAAGCGCTCATGAACAGCCCCCGAGTCGAGCTGCAGACCCACACCGCGATCCATGAGATCGAAGACGGATCGGTCACCACGTTCAATGTCGTCACCTGGGAGCCCGACACCATCGAAGGCATCGACACCGTCGTCGTAGCCGCCGGTGGCATCGCGGACGACTCGCTCTACCGACAGCTGGCGGAGCAGCACCCGGACGTCCAGGCGATCGGTGACTGCTACCAGCCGCGGGACATCGAGATCGCCATCGTCCACGGACACCGGGCCGGTCGCGAGATCTGA
- a CDS encoding APC family permease: MNILQITINSIIGTGWLFSAMNAAAIAGPAALLAWFVAIAILVLIAFNHAELGAMFSVAGGSARFVHYSHGTLAGFGIGWMAWIYGAATAPIEVEGVLSYAEGYTHLNLFHADGTLTPLGYVVAVSLLAIFVVLNLFAIKALGRVHNAITWWKIGTIVLVIVAVLFARFQPSNFHSHGFAPYGFHGVLAAVAIGGIVFAYTGFEQAVQLGAETKNPGRNIPFALLGSLVVCSILYIGLQVAYIGALSPAKLAHGWEGTSVDVTTGPFAALATSLGLGLIAAIVYIDSVVSPSGNGIAYVTSTARVTYGMGRNGYIPDVVTRVDKRGVPVIGVIISFVVGLLCLLPFPSWQSLLGFLTSATAMLWAGVPIALGSLRRSFPDAARPFRLRPAGLWAPLGFAAANLLVYWTGWETDWKVFVAIATGYAVFFVNRGFQQAEDRPDLDFRSSWWVWIWILGTAAISYMGTFGQASHPSGLGYLSFPYWDTAVMVAFSLAVYHLAIATRLPTEKAQQYAPSDGELNLESREMRTANPV, translated from the coding sequence ATGAACATCCTTCAGATCACGATCAACTCGATCATCGGAACGGGGTGGCTGTTCAGTGCGATGAACGCTGCCGCCATTGCCGGCCCAGCGGCGCTGCTCGCTTGGTTTGTCGCGATCGCGATTCTCGTACTCATCGCCTTCAACCATGCGGAGTTGGGCGCGATGTTCTCCGTGGCCGGAGGCTCGGCCCGGTTCGTCCACTACTCCCACGGCACCCTCGCCGGATTCGGTATCGGCTGGATGGCCTGGATCTACGGAGCGGCGACCGCCCCCATCGAGGTCGAGGGCGTCCTCAGCTACGCCGAGGGGTACACGCACCTGAACCTGTTCCACGCCGACGGGACCCTGACCCCGCTCGGCTATGTCGTCGCCGTCTCACTGTTGGCGATCTTCGTCGTGCTCAACCTGTTCGCGATCAAGGCCCTGGGCCGAGTTCACAACGCGATCACCTGGTGGAAGATCGGCACCATCGTGCTGGTCATCGTGGCTGTCCTCTTCGCCCGCTTCCAACCGTCGAACTTCCACTCTCACGGCTTCGCGCCCTACGGCTTCCACGGCGTGCTGGCCGCTGTCGCCATCGGCGGCATCGTCTTCGCCTACACCGGCTTCGAGCAGGCCGTTCAGCTCGGCGCCGAGACCAAGAACCCCGGCCGGAACATACCGTTCGCGCTCCTCGGCTCCCTTGTGGTCTGCTCGATCCTCTACATCGGCCTTCAGGTCGCGTACATCGGCGCGCTCTCACCCGCGAAACTGGCGCACGGCTGGGAAGGAACCAGCGTCGACGTCACCACTGGTCCGTTCGCGGCATTGGCCACGTCTCTCGGCTTGGGCCTGATCGCCGCGATCGTCTACATCGACTCCGTCGTCTCCCCGTCCGGCAACGGAATCGCCTATGTCACCTCGACCGCGCGAGTCACCTACGGGATGGGGCGCAACGGGTACATTCCCGACGTGGTCACTCGCGTCGACAAGCGTGGCGTCCCCGTCATCGGCGTGATCATCAGTTTCGTGGTCGGCCTGCTGTGCCTGCTGCCGTTCCCGAGCTGGCAGTCCCTCCTCGGATTCCTCACTTCCGCGACGGCCATGCTGTGGGCAGGCGTTCCCATCGCGCTCGGGTCGCTCCGGCGCTCATTCCCCGACGCGGCCCGTCCCTTCAGACTCAGACCGGCTGGTCTCTGGGCGCCTCTGGGCTTCGCTGCGGCCAACCTCCTCGTGTACTGGACCGGTTGGGAAACGGACTGGAAGGTCTTCGTCGCCATCGCCACCGGCTACGCGGTGTTCTTCGTCAACCGTGGCTTCCAGCAAGCCGAGGACCGACCCGACCTCGACTTCCGCTCTTCCTGGTGGGTGTGGATCTGGATCCTGGGGACAGCGGCCATCAGCTACATGGGCACCTTCGGCCAAGCCAGCCACCCCAGCGGCCTGGGCTACCTGTCGTTCCCCTACTGGGACACCGCGGTCATGGTCGCTTTCAGTCTCGCCGTCTACCACCTGGCGATCGCGACGCGGCTGCCGACCGAGAAGGCACAGCAGTACGCCCCGAGCGACGGCGAACTCAACCTCGAGTCCCGCGAGATGCGGACGGCCAACCCGGTTTAG
- a CDS encoding LysR substrate-binding domain-containing protein: protein MPVRYPRPALDQFRTRLGQQRLDQRPQFVGNDPRPRLSLPHDRTNEQPGRQSHDRQLLLGPLSDLVDCPWVLEPEGSPGRYWAMATCRQAGFEPRVAHETPDVLVQTHLVASGHAAAFLPDLTWFDREPRFHLRQMAASHVRQIVTTCRAGSHRNPALVAVRDALRQAYQHNRPSITNR from the coding sequence TTGCCGGTCCGGTATCCGCGGCCTGCCCTCGACCAGTTTCGGACCCGGCTTGGGCAGCAACGGCTCGATCAGCGCCCACAGTTCGTCGGAAACGATCCACGGCCGCGACTGTCTCTTCCCCACGACCGGACCAACGAGCAACCAGGCCGGCAGTCACATGATCGACAGCTTCTGTTAGGACCTCTTAGCGATCTTGTCGACTGTCCTTGGGTTCTGGAACCGGAAGGCAGCCCGGGACGGTACTGGGCCATGGCCACCTGTCGCCAAGCCGGCTTCGAACCACGAGTGGCACACGAAACTCCTGACGTACTGGTGCAAACGCACCTCGTCGCGAGCGGTCACGCGGCGGCGTTCCTGCCGGACCTCACATGGTTCGACCGCGAACCGCGGTTCCACCTGCGTCAGATGGCGGCCTCGCACGTACGGCAAATCGTCACGACCTGCCGGGCCGGCTCACACCGCAACCCCGCGCTCGTCGCCGTGCGCGACGCACTCCGACAGGCCTACCAGCACAACAGGCCCAGCATCACCAACCGTTAG
- a CDS encoding IS5 family transposase (programmed frameshift): MVSDELWALIEPLLPKPGPKLVEGRPRIPDRQALCGILFVLHTGIQWEYLPQELGFGSGMTCWRRLAAWNEAGVWDELHLMLLKKLRAAKKLDWSRAVIDSSHVRAARRGPKSGPSPVDRARPGSKHHVLTDGQGIPLAVSLTGGNRNDVTQLLPLLDKVPSVAGVVGRPRRRPDALLADRGYDHDKYRRLLRQRGIRPVIAERGQPHGSGLGIFRYVVERTIAWLHGFRRLRIRWERRDDIHEA; this comes from the exons ATCGTTTCCGACGAACTGTGGGCGCTGATCGAGCCGTTGCTGCCCAAGCCGGGTCCGAAACTGGTCGAGGGCAGGCCGCGGATACCGGACCGGCAAGCCCTGTGCGGGATTCTGTTCGTGCTGCATACCGGCATCCAGTGGGAGTACCTGCCTCAGGAGCTGGGCTTCGGCTCGGGCATGACCTGCTGGCGGCGCCTGGCCGCCTGGAACGAGGCCGGCGTGTGGGACGAGCTGCACCTGATGCTGCTGAAGAAGCTGCGGGCCGCGAAGAAGCTGGACTGGTCCCGGGCGGTGATCGACTCCTCCCACGTCCGGGCGGCCCGACGCGGCC CCAAAAGCGGACCCAGCCCGGTCGACCGCGCACGGCCCGGCAGCAAGCACCACGTCCTCACCGACGGGCAGGGCATCCCGCTCGCGGTGTCGCTGACCGGCGGCAACCGCAACGACGTCACCCAGCTGCTGCCCCTGCTCGACAAGGTCCCGTCCGTGGCCGGAGTCGTCGGCCGGCCCAGACGCCGACCCGACGCGCTCCTCGCAGACCGCGGCTACGACCACGACAAGTACCGGCGCCTGCTGCGGCAGCGCGGCATCCGCCCGGTCATCGCTGAACGAGGCCAACCCCACGGCTCCGGCCTCGGCATTTTCCGGTACGTGGTCGAACGCACCATCGCCTGGCTGCACGGCTTCCGCCGCCTACGGATCCGCTGGGAACGGCGCGACGACATCCACGAAGCCTAA
- a CDS encoding IS110 family transposase, whose protein sequence is MIYCGIDWAERTHDVALVDDSGQLLAKRHITDDAAGYKVLLDLLAEYGDTEEHPIPVAIETSRGLLVAVLRQGKRKVFAINPMAAARYRDRHSVSRKKSDQGDALVLANILRTDMHAHRVLPDDSDLARAIAVLARAQQDSTWNRQQISNQLRSLLREYYPAALAAFESWKNGLCRSEAHEVLKLAPTPTRAAQLTRAQLQAALKRAGRQRGIEAETERLREVFREDYTHQPALVEDALGKQMLALLVQLQAACTATDDLAQAVEEAFPQHPDAEIILSFPGLGVQLGARVLAEIGDDRGRFADARGLKAYAGSSPITRASGKKASITRRWVKNDRLNHAGYLWAFSSLRASPGAMAHYRRRRDEHGDWHAAAQRNLFNRMLGQMFHCLQRRELFDENTAFPTALAAAA, encoded by the coding sequence TTGATCTACTGCGGAATCGACTGGGCCGAGAGGACGCACGACGTCGCCCTGGTCGACGACTCGGGCCAGCTGCTGGCCAAACGCCACATCACGGATGATGCGGCCGGCTACAAGGTCTTGTTGGACCTGCTCGCCGAGTACGGCGACACCGAGGAACACCCGATCCCGGTGGCGATCGAGACCTCCCGTGGTCTGCTGGTGGCCGTGCTGCGCCAGGGCAAGCGGAAGGTCTTCGCGATCAACCCGATGGCCGCCGCCCGCTACCGCGACCGGCACAGCGTCTCCCGCAAGAAGTCCGATCAGGGCGACGCCCTGGTGCTCGCGAACATCCTGCGCACCGACATGCACGCCCACCGGGTCTTGCCCGATGACAGCGACCTGGCGCGCGCCATCGCTGTCCTCGCCCGCGCCCAGCAGGACTCCACCTGGAACCGCCAGCAGATTTCCAACCAGCTCCGCTCCCTGCTGCGCGAGTACTACCCAGCCGCCCTGGCGGCGTTCGAGTCCTGGAAGAACGGTCTCTGCCGCTCTGAAGCCCACGAAGTCCTCAAGCTGGCTCCAACCCCCACGCGAGCTGCTCAACTGACTCGCGCCCAGCTCCAAGCCGCCCTCAAGCGAGCTGGCCGCCAACGCGGCATCGAAGCCGAGACCGAACGCCTCCGTGAGGTCTTCCGCGAGGACTACACCCACCAACCTGCCCTCGTCGAGGACGCGCTCGGCAAGCAGATGCTCGCCCTCCTGGTCCAGCTCCAGGCCGCCTGCACGGCTACCGACGACCTCGCCCAGGCGGTGGAGGAAGCTTTCCCTCAGCATCCGGACGCTGAGATCATCCTCAGTTTTCCCGGCCTCGGCGTCCAGCTCGGCGCCCGGGTGCTCGCTGAGATAGGGGACGACCGCGGCCGTTTCGCCGACGCCCGCGGCCTGAAGGCATACGCTGGCTCCTCGCCCATCACCCGGGCTTCCGGCAAGAAGGCCAGTATCACCCGCCGCTGGGTCAAGAACGACCGCCTCAACCACGCCGGCTACCTCTGGGCCTTCTCCTCCCTCCGGGCCTCGCCCGGAGCCATGGCCCACTACCGTCGCCGCCGCGACGAGCACGGCGACTGGCACGCTGCCGCCCAGCGCAACCTCTTCAACCGCATGCTCGGACAGATGTTCCACTGCCTCCAGCGACGCGAACTGTTCGATGAGAACACCGCCTTCCCAACCGCCTTGGCCGCTGCGGCTTGA